One window of the Salvia splendens isolate huo1 chromosome 1, SspV2, whole genome shotgun sequence genome contains the following:
- the LOC121796886 gene encoding uncharacterized protein LOC121796886 produces MDPTGTILFNTVGRAFYSFDIFAVELNDDCPRSEHRLTDSLSINFNGHFVDDQKTLVYISDRTGSPRIFLNRAEHPHPERLHSPPESLFHDRPLIKNRRLYFISAHEQPQKPFASWSALYSTTLDDDKTTRRLTPYGTVDYSPAISPSGKIVAVASYGRKAWGGEFHELVTDIVVFPESDPTSRVVLCQRGGWPSWWSDSTLYFHRQSDDGWWSIFRADLSEDFYASSPPVRVTPPGVHCFTPAAIPGVKRIAVATRRKGRSHRHIEVFDTESRKFYPVTELLNPNIHHYNPFVSPGAAFLGYHRSGENAIPYLERVNSPVKGLNMIRLVGSFPALSPSGDLIAMNVDFDHNSGLKIVRSDGSKMWTLFRNRISFYNSWSPAHSNVIFTSIGPIFESAKAPVQIARVTFDPADLKPNCDEIQSEIKILTRSDTGNNAFPSISPDGKLVVFRSGRSGQKNLYIVDAEIGEFEGGIRRLTEGEWIDTMPSWSPDGKRIAFSSNRQDPENAEAFGIYVMEADGSGVRRVKVAGMDEERERLNHVCFSSDGEWVAFAANLGGVTAEPVAQPNQFQPYGELYAVRLDGSGLRRLTFNGFEDGTPMWAPKVFENLHLNEGHGLKGEIDDPLWINSDF; encoded by the coding sequence ATGGACCCAACCGGTACGATACTCTTCAACACCGTAGGCAGAGCCTTTTATTCCTTTGACATATTCGCCGTCGAGCTCAACGACGATTGCCCTCGGTCGGAGCACCGCCTTACCGACTCCCTATCCATCAACTTCAACGGCCACTTCGTCGACGACCAAAAAACTCTCGTTTACATCTCCGACCGGACCGGTTCCCCCCGCATTTTCCTAAACCGTGCCGAACATCCCCATCCCGAACGCCTCCATTCCCCGCCGGAGAGCCTCTTCCACGACCGCCCCCTAATCAAGAACCGCCGCCTCTACTTCATCTCCGCCCACGAACAGCCCCAGAAGCCCTTCGCGAGCTGGTCGGCTCTCTACTCCACAACGCTAGACGACGACAAGACGACCAGGCGGCTAACACCATATGGCACCGTCGATTACAGCCCCGCAATCTCCCCGTCGGGGAAGATCGTCGCCGTCGCTTCCTACGGCCGGAAGGCTTGGGGCGGCGAGTTCCACGAGCTTGTTACCGACATCGTTGTTTTCCCGGAATCCGATCCCACTAGCCGCGTTGTTCTATGCCAACGCGGCGGGTGGCCGAGTTGGTGGAGTGACTCCACCCTGTATTTCCACCGGCAATCTGACGACGGCTGGTGGAGCATATTTAGAGCCGATTTGTCGGAAGATTTTTATGCATCATCGCCGCCGGTTCGTGTTACTCCGCCGGGAGTCCACTGCTTCACGCCGGCGGCAATTCCCGGCGTGAAGAGAATTGCCGTGGCGACGAGGCGGAAGGGCCGGAGTCACCGCCACATCGAGGTTTTCGATACCGAGTCTCGGAAATTCTACCCGGTGACGGAGCTGCTCAACCCTAATATCCACCATTACAATCCTTTTGTTTCTCCGGGAGCAGCTTTTCTCGGATATCACCGTTCCGGCGAAAATGCAATTCCTTATCTCGAGCGGGTGAACAGTCCAGTGAAGGGGCTTAACATGATCAGACTCGTCGGTTCGTTTCCAGCGTTATCCCCTTCCGGCGACCTAATCGCGATGAACGTCGATTTCGATCACAACTCCGGCCTCAAAATCGTGAGATCGGACGGATCGAAAATGTGGACATTGTTCAGAAATCGAATTAGCTTCTACAACTCTTGGAGTCCTGCTCATAGCAACGTCATCTTCACATCAATTGGTCCGATTTTCGAATCCGCGAAAGCACCGGTGCAGATCGCTCGAGTGACATTCGATCCAGCGGATCTAAAACCTAATTGCGACGAGATCCAATCGGAAATCAAAATCCTCACCAGATCTGACACCGGAAACAACGCCTTCCCGTCGATCTCCCCCGACGGGAAGCTCGTGGTGTTCCGATCGGGGAGATCCGGGCAGAAAAACCTATACATCGTCGATGCGGAGATCGGCGAATTCGAAGGCGGAATACGGCGGCTGACGGAGGGGGAGTGGATCGATACGATGCCGAGCTGGTCGCCGGACGGGAAACGGATCGCGTTCTCGTCGAATCGACAAGATCCGGAAAATGCGGAGGCGTTTGGGATCTATGTGATGGAGGCGGATGGAAGTGGAGTGAGAAGAGTGAAGGTGGCGGGAATGGAtgaggagagggagagattgaATCACGTGTGCTTCAGCAGTGACGGAGAGTGGGTGGCGTTCGCGGCGAATTTGGGCGGAGTGACGGCGGAGCCGGTGGCGCAACCGAATCAGTTCCAGCCGTATGGGGAGTTGTACGCGGTGAGGTTGGATGGGAGCGGTTTGCGGAGGCTCACTTTCAATGGCTTTGAAGACGGGACGCCCATGTGGGCCCCCAAAGTCTTTGAAAACTTGCATTTGAATGAAGGTCATGGGTTGAAGGGTGAGATTGACGATCCTTTGTGGATCAATTCTGATTTCTGA